From Salvelinus namaycush isolate Seneca chromosome 24, SaNama_1.0, whole genome shotgun sequence, one genomic window encodes:
- the LOC120019713 gene encoding discoidin, CUB and LCCL domain-containing protein 1-like, with protein MSVKKKVNGFFVVWSILSAVGEKLDDGCGHSVLGPESGVLSSKSYPGTYPNNTWCEWKIQVPEGNSLVIRFGDLDVEARDCQSDYVKVLKGGYGGEHVYGTFCGSLKSYPSEMHTDSNEVIVQFRSGRHISGRGFLLSYFTGDNRDLLTCLDKGSHFSDLKYRKYCPAGCKAVAGDISGDISQGYRHTSVLCKAAVHAGVILDELGGWVSVETQKGLSHYPATRANGIQSKDGSLSDALFTFVTNDCKNQSVLRTVSVSASSWWQRAGEMGHQSDWAPNSSQADPGSGSRSWAADQNDSLQWLQLDLGEKKRITGIITTGSTMLNYDYYVMSFVIDHKESRRWRTYTQNNRTQYMIFEGNQDSLHQTRNTFHPPIIARYLRIIPHTWHQRIAMRVELLGCNYVRVNMSSQVTLETVPTKPKPPVGDEEITEPVPSQADLVKLAIIIVPTVLSVVLIGICLFKMLQKKKTKENSYGSSDAQKPGCWKQIKQPFARHQSTEFTISYSSEKDPIHKLDLVTSTMAEYQQPLMIGVGTVARKGSTFRPMDMETKEDPSNPSTHYNYLHTANQYALPLTNQEPEYATPIIEHHTFHKDGFLPDPASYSVPGVVLSKTPSFKTLDRKAGVGSSGGYQMPQLKIDRGHSNSEGVYDSPKVNKPVCQSSGLSDYQRPQAKPAVLETYSTPRDCVRVAPTKGHRPDHRPDPEGSSGGT; from the exons ATGACGGTTGTGGCCACTCAGTGCTGGGCCCAGAGAGCGGTGTCCTCTCCTCTAAGAGCTACCCGGGCACCTACCCCAACAATACCTGGTGTGAGTGGAAGATCCAGGTGCCAGAGGGTAACAGCCTAGTCATCAGGTTTGGTGACCTCGACGTGGAGGCACGGGACTGCCAGTCGGACTACGTCAAGGTCCTCAAGGGAGGCTACGGGGGAGAACATG TGTATGGGACATTCTGTGGCAGCCTGAAGTCCTACCCCAGCGAGATGCACACAGACTCCAATGAGGTCATCGTACAGTTCCGCAGCGGGCGTCACATCTCCGGCCGAGGGTTTCTTCTCTCCTACTTCACCGGGGACAACAGAG ATCTGCTGACATGTTTAGACAAAGGCAGCCATTTCTCCGACTTAAAGTACAG GAAGTACTGTCCGGCAGGATGCAAAGCAGTGGCGGGCGACATATCCGGGGATATTTCCCAGGGTTACAGACAT ACATCTGTGCTGTGTAAGGCTGCGGTCCATGCCGGGGTTATCCTGGATGAGTTAGGAGGCTGGGTATCCGTGGAGACCCAAAAAGGCCTGAGTCACTACCCCGCCACCAGAGCCAATGGGATCCAGTCCAAAGA CGGTTCTTTGTCCGATGCTCTCTTCACGTTCGTCACTAATG ACTGTAAGAACCAGTCAGTGCTGCGGACTGTGTCTGTGAGTGCCAGTTCATGGTGGCAGAGGGCAGGGGAGATGGGTCATCAGTCTGACTGGGCGCCCAACAGCTCCCAGGCTGACCCAGGATCAGGGAGCCGCTCCTGGGCTGCAGACCAGAACGACAGCCTGCAGTGGCTCCAGCTGGACCTTGGGGAGAAGAAGAGGATCACAG GAATTATCACGACTGGCTCTACAATGTTGAACTATGACTACTATGTGATGAGCTTCGTGATCGATCACAAGGAGAGTCGTCGGTGGAGGACCTAcacacagaacaacagaacacaatACATG ATATTTGAGGGGAACCAGGACAGTCTGCATCAGACCAGGAACACCTTCCACCCTCCAATTATAGCCCGCTATTTGCGCATCATACCTCACACCTGGCACCAGAGGATTGCCATGAGGGTAGAGCTGCTGGGCTGTAACTATGTCAGAG TGAACATGTCATCCCAGGTCACCCTGGAGACGGTACCCACCAAACCCAAGCCTCCGGTGGGGGACGAGGAGATCACTGAGCCGGTGCCCTCCCAGGCAGACCTAG TCAAGCTGGCCATCATCATCGTACCCACAGTCTTATCTGTGGTGCTCATTGGGATTTGTCTATTCAAGATGCTGCAGAA GAAGAAGACAAAAGAGAACTCGTACGGATCTTCAGATGCCCAGAAACCAG GTTGCTGGAAGCAGATCAAGCAGCCGTTTGCCAGGCACCAGTCCACAGAGTTCACCATCAGCTACAGCTCAGAGAAAGACCCAATACATAAACTAGACCTGGTCACCAGCACCATGGCAG AGTACCAGCAGCCTCTGATGATTGGGGTTGGCACAGTGGCCAGGAAGGGCTCTACGTTCCGGCCTATGGACATGGAGACCAAGGAGGATCCTAGCAACCCCTCCACCCACTACAACTACCTGCACACAGCCAACCAGTATGCCCTGCCTCTCACCAACCAGGAGCCAGAGTACGCCACGCCCATCATTGAGCATCACACCTTCCACAAGGACGGGTTCCTGCCCGACCCGGCTAGTTACAGCGTCCCAGGTGTGGTCCTCAGCAAGACCCCATCCTTTAAAACCCTGGACAGGAAGGCAGGGGTGGGCTCCTCCGGTGGCTACCAGATGCCCCAGCTCAAAATAGACCGGGGACACAGTAACTCTGAGGGGGTCTACGACAGCCCCAAGGTGAACAAGCCTGTGTGCCAGAGCAGTGGCCTCTCAGACTACCAGAGGCCCCAGGCCAAGCCGGCCGTGCTGGAAACCTACTCCACCCCCAGGGACTGTGTGAGGGTGGCCCCCACCAAGGGCCACAGGCCGGACCATAGACCAGACCCTGAGGGCAGTTCTGGAGGAACCTGA